From the Cohaesibacter sp. ES.047 genome, one window contains:
- a CDS encoding winged helix-turn-helix domain-containing protein, giving the protein MIQHGKGDFAMSAALILSDAFDADSLRRLAKGCRNAKQSRRLLAIAAVYDGMNRADAAKVGGMDRQTLRDWVLRFNEQGTDGLVDIKATGAPMRLSPEQLEEFVAIVETGPDPEKDGVSVWRSQDLVRVIQERFGVSYKERGVRDLLRRMGYVRISGRPQHPEQKPEVIDAFKKTSPQRWQRM; this is encoded by the coding sequence GTGATTCAACATGGCAAAGGAGATTTTGCCATGTCTGCCGCTTTGATTCTTAGCGATGCTTTTGACGCCGATAGTTTGCGCCGTCTTGCCAAAGGATGCCGCAATGCCAAACAGAGCCGCCGCCTACTGGCCATTGCGGCTGTCTATGACGGCATGAACCGTGCTGATGCCGCCAAAGTCGGCGGTATGGACCGCCAGACTTTGCGAGATTGGGTTCTTCGCTTCAATGAGCAAGGCACCGATGGTCTTGTCGACATCAAAGCAACCGGCGCTCCCATGCGCTTGAGCCCAGAACAGCTCGAAGAGTTTGTTGCTATCGTTGAAACCGGTCCTGATCCTGAGAAGGACGGCGTCTCTGTCTGGCGTAGCCAGGATCTGGTGCGTGTGATCCAAGAGCGGTTTGGGGTCTCCTACAAGGAACGTGGAGTACGGGATCTTTTGCGCCGCATGGGGTATGTGCGCATATCTGGTCGACCTCAACATCCAGAACAAAAGCCTGAAGTCATTGATGCTTTCAAAAAAACTTCTCCGCAACGTTGGCAGCGCATGTAG